A genomic segment from Curtobacterium sp. MCSS17_007 encodes:
- a CDS encoding SDR family NAD(P)-dependent oxidoreductase has protein sequence MTEPRTVVVTGASAGLGYHAAEQLAARGYRVVLGTRNAERGAAAERSIRKHVDGADLAHLHLDLADLESVRSAARALAGFGPVHALLNNAGVVGSAARQDTAQGFELQVGTNHLGHFAWTALALPALDQEVGRVVHLGSIAHRFATLDRSDPLAVGRYEGHRQYARSKLAVMLFGFELAQRLGDAGSRVRSIVAHPGLALDAAAPPRPDIAPTRSEPAWMRAGAGWVAQGKDAGAWPLVHAVAGDDVRSGEYWGPGGPFQFVGPAALVPARPRAHDRNAAARLWTASERATGIAFALDALG, from the coding sequence GTGACGGAGCCGCGCACGGTCGTCGTCACCGGCGCGAGCGCCGGCCTCGGGTACCACGCGGCCGAGCAGCTCGCTGCTCGGGGGTACCGCGTCGTCCTCGGAACGCGGAACGCGGAGCGCGGCGCTGCCGCCGAACGCAGCATCCGGAAGCACGTCGACGGCGCCGACCTGGCGCACCTGCACCTCGACCTGGCGGACCTGGAGAGCGTGCGCTCCGCGGCACGGGCCCTGGCCGGGTTCGGTCCCGTGCACGCGCTCCTCAACAACGCGGGTGTCGTGGGGTCGGCCGCACGGCAGGACACCGCGCAGGGCTTCGAGCTCCAGGTGGGGACGAACCACCTCGGACACTTCGCGTGGACGGCACTCGCACTGCCGGCGCTCGACCAGGAAGTCGGTCGCGTCGTACACCTCGGCTCCATCGCGCACCGGTTCGCGACGCTCGACCGGTCGGACCCGCTCGCGGTCGGACGGTACGAGGGACACCGGCAGTACGCCAGGAGCAAGCTCGCGGTGATGCTGTTCGGCTTCGAGCTCGCGCAGCGCCTGGGCGACGCCGGCTCCCGCGTCCGCAGCATCGTCGCCCACCCCGGGCTCGCGCTCGACGCGGCGGCGCCGCCGCGACCCGACATCGCGCCGACCCGCTCGGAGCCGGCGTGGATGCGTGCCGGAGCGGGATGGGTCGCGCAGGGCAAGGACGCCGGGGCCTGGCCGCTCGTGCACGCCGTCGCCGGCGACGACGTCCGGTCGGGGGAGTACTGGGGTCCGGGCGGCCCGTTCCAGTTCGTCGGCCCTGCGGCGCTGGTACCGGCACGTCCCCGTGCGCACGACCGCAACGCCGCGGCCCGTCTCTGGACCGCGAGCGAGCGGGCCACCGGGATCGCGTTCGCTCTCGACGCACTCGGGTGA